The DNA region GTTTTTCGAATTATGAATTTGTGTTTTTAGGAACATAATTCATCGTATTTATTAAATCTGAGAATAAATCTGAACACGAAGTTCAAAGTAAACatgtgagattttttatttatgataaaatagaaaaaatctcACTTAATTCTGAGAATAAAAAATCTCACTTAATTTATGGTTAGTAAATAAACCATAGGCTAGTTTAGAGATAAGAGCTTGAGACATGAGATTTGTTACTCTTATGATTTTAGGTTCGAGTAATGTGATTACTAATATGATAGCCACTAGaaatttacatgattgttaattttaaaatttataagattagttTAGATATGTTAAAGCTGACAAATActcatatcaattaaaaaaaaaatgacaagtcTTGACCAATTGTAATAATGTGAACTCAACACAGACATTAATTACCTACAAGTTACAAGGAAAGCCTCCCTATGTGTGCAGGCCTCAGACAATTTCTAAACCTCCATGATTTTAACAACATGCAAACAGTTAATTAAGTTTCTTGCGATACGATcttaacacattttttttaataacattaaaaataaaaatctttattaCAAGTTgtaaaatattgtttgaaagtatggtaatgagtgttttttaaaatatttttttaatatattaaaataataactttttagtttttaaaaattatttttgatatgaacatattttatctaaaaatactaaaataatattaattaaaaaaataatgtttttacaaaaaatacttttaaatatatataaaaaagaagctatAAATGATAATGTTTGAGTTAAAACTTTCATTTTagtttccaaataaaaaaaaattatgttgggCGATAGATGTTTAATTTATTCctcacttaattatttttttatttattaatgtagaTGTTCAGATCAATTTATgtacattttaattaattttattagctctgaaattaataattatataaatttttaataactttaaaatttataaaactcgaattaataatttttaaatatcaaatttaaaatcttaccAGCTATTAATCAAGCCTTTCTTTAATTTGTGGTCTACTGTCTCCTCTTTGTCGAAATTAAAATCTCCTTTGGATAAAAGACGCGACGAGGCTATTGACAATGTTATCTTTATCTCTTTGTCCTGTTGACCTACAGCTTGGATAAGGTATAAAATAGGtgtggtattttttatttctagatattttttaaaaatgtatttggaaaggaataaatttaattttttttagtgtttttttattttaatattaaaaataaaatacaatatatttttaacacattttcaagtaaaaaaatctttttaaagaaTATCTTATATCACAATACTAAACTCACATTAAAACAAATGGCTATACACATAATATGCtaagcaagaaaaaatcaaaatgataaaaataaaaataaaatattgtttcgaTAAAAACAATTGACTAGACTGATCTAGTATTTCACatattgatataataatttaatcacCCTGATCTTTTACGGACGAGAATGTTTGACAACTATgtcctataaataaaaatacattttcattTGAAGCAAATGAAGACCAGACTTTGATACCCCAAGGGTTCCTTTATGGCTGCTGCTTGACCGTAAGCATTTATATAtcgtttaacattttattttgaagaatatCCCAAGAGTTCCAAAGTGGCTGCTGCTTGaccttgaatattttttttaataattgggTGCATTTAttataaagtaattattttaaaattgacccCTAAAAATCTGAATcactatttatagaaaaataaaatgattgtttatgattttgataatttcgtttatcattttgttttgaagaatttCTTCACAGAGAAAATAattctcaaaaaagaaaaattatccgCGTCGGAATGTGATGCTAGCGCTGATCTAACAAATAGGTGCGATCGAGGACCTGTATTTCTCAGTCCTTTATTACCCATTTGTCCCTGCTACAACCACGATCAATAGCTGATATCTTGAcctgtaaagaaaacaaaaggcaacAATATCTTGACCTTCAGGTCTCTCATGATAGTAGCGTTTAAAAtcttaagaattataaattataaaatcattttttaaaatgttacaatgatcattataatatttaaaaatattacaaaaaacaattctttaaatttaagaggtacgtttttttaaaatatttttaaacaatttgataaacatattgaaaacatatttgataaataacaagtttttaaaaagaagGGGTTAAAATAGTTTAGGGATTTTGTTTATGGTTAATTTAAGGTTAAgatttggaattaattttgagtTAAGATATATAGTTTAGGAGTTAGGGTTGGATACTTTAACCAAACCTCaaattaacttaaacaaaaCCCTTAAACTACTTTAACCTTAAATTAATctctaattaattaagatttttttttttatattttttcaagatgtGGTTATAATTATCTCGTCGAGATTTTTCTAATGGTatcaaaaatgtaaaaaatggaGTTTTGAtaactcactttttttttaataattattgagagtatattaaaaaaaccaaaaagcaaATATCATTTTCAAATTTCTCTTCATTCATATTCAACATGTAATGTAAAATCCTGaattgtatttataaaaaggattataagataaaaataatatcaagttTCTAATTAACTAACACAAGTTCCTTTTGAACTATAAAATCTTTTCCTATCTCGATGGAGGTGGAATAAGAGGAATCATACCAGGAACTATCCTTGCCTTTTTAGAGTCCGAGCTTCAGGCAGTCTAAAAATCGGTCTCTTGAAGGACGTATTGATGCATGACGTCAAATAGACCTGCAAGATCATCCATTTTTTATGCGTGTGCAAGCtcatgatgataataaaaatagagtaCAATAAGAAACTACGTACAGGGTGTTAGCACAACACAATCTTACAACAAGCTTTGTGAGAGTTCAGTGGAGAGATAAGGGTGTCTATGCTAGTGGAGTGATAAGACAGAATTCTCTCACAAAGCTCCCTACGATGCTGCCCACATTGTTCTACAAAACTTCCGAGTTTAATGGAGAAAAGTCAGGAGATAAAGATGTCTTCAAGGGTAACAAATTCAAGTCAGAATGGTAGTCTAACAAGATAAGGAGATTGCTGTGATTCATCCGAAAGTAAAAGGGACTGTGATTCCAAGTCAGAATTGACAATGCATGAAAGCCGCCTCATGTCCTTGTTCATGCTTATCAAGATAAACACTCAAGATAATCCTTAGTTGGCTAGCTCTTTGAATCCTTGTATATGTCATCTTCAGTAAACTTTAAATACTCTGCTAATGGCAGTGTAATGCATCAATCAAGATTGTATGTTCACGTTTCAGTAAACAAACCATTAGAACAAATTGTTCTACTCACGTCTTCAGATTTTCTTTACAGGGAACGATTCCTGGAAAAAGACATTACAGGGAACGATTCCTTGTTCCACTTGAGGTATAAAATAGAGTAGAATAAGAATAAGTCACACTTGCGTGCAGgaaaatagtttatttatatCAGTATATAATTGTAATGTCTTTTTCCAGGTATAAAATAATCCATAATTTCATCTCCTACCACTGACTAGTATGTTTTGCTATTCAAATTGTAGAAGCTGGATGGTGCAGACGCAAGACCTGCAGACTACTTCATGTGATTTCAGGTACCAGCACCGGTGGCCTCTTGCTATGCTAGCTGCCCCTAATGAGCAAAACCGCCCTTTATTTGCCGACAAAGACACTAATGACTTCTACCTTGAGAAACATGACGGGAATGGCCAGGTACtgcttctcttttgttttttcctcatTCAAATGTCTAGATACTAACTGTATACTCTCTGGCAACAGGTCTCCATTGGCTTCTGCTGGAAAACTGATCAAGAGTTTGAGAGTACCAAAATACTGTAAGCACTGTGAAGACAAAATTGGGAGATAAACGCCTGCAGTACCAGACCATGACAAACATTgtgatcccaacttttgacatcaAGCGCCTTCAGCCAACAATCGTTTCAAGCTATCAGGTTCGTTATATATACAAACACAACTCTTAAAATTCTACATGTTACTTGAGAAAAGAATTGTTTCACACTGCAAAATATATGTCCTAACAACACGTGCCACCTTATGCTTTAGGTGAATAACAACCCAAGATGGTTGCCAGAACCAAGTAGAGTCTGGTATAATTATCAGATCCAAAATAATTAGACCTGACAGTTGTTTGATCCAAAACACTTGAGTTTAatacttgaatttttataattttgtgagacaaaaaaaataatgatttatcaAGAATCAAAATATCATGTAAATATGTTGAAtgatattaagatatttaactAATAATTCCCTATGAACTTCTAAtgtattgttaagaaaaaaaccagGTCCATGCACATGTCAGACCCATGTTGGGGTCTGGCATGAGCCAAACGCTTGAAGCTAAAAACCATGCCAGATCcatactcattttttttaaaaaataaaaatttgcttataattgttctaaaaatatatttattttgtattttattttttttctaaccaaatatatttttatcttttatatatatatttttattttggaatattAACAACATGCATCcttaaaattcacttttttttttattaatctttaattttaataaaaaaaaattatctataaaattacataaattaaagataaattaataactAATAACAATCGGATTACACATCCAGTTAGACGGCATGGCATccagttttttttcattatccttTCGCTGTCCTCTCGCGAAGGCTGGGCCTAACGAAAGATACAGCATTGGCTTAGTTTTGGGGTTAATGATGCATTCCTCAACTATAAGAGATTGATTAATcagttttctttataaattcaCGGACTGAATCGATTTGTTTAATAAGTTAATGACCTTTGATTAATGACAACAAATAagttaattgtataattaaacGAACCAAATCAGTTTAATTGTCATCTTTGTTtgatttataaatttgaaatcttCAATTGTTCTCTCTTACTTAATGTTGTGGGTCCTCCTTGAACCGTGTCAGCTCAGAATTGTCAGAATAATTGGATTCATTCAAAATTTGACCCCGTCCAAGAAAATTATACAAGGTTAAATTTGGGCGAGAAAAATCTTTCGACTCAATTGAAAATTCCATGCTTCATGAAGCACAGAAGTCTATAAATACCTCCACACTCCCTTTGGGAAATTACAAGTTTCAAAACTTGATTGGATTTCAGCACTAGCTATATACATCTCCCAAGGCTGTCAGAAAGTTTAAGCTAAACACCTCTAACTCTTCCGCTTCTAGGCTCTCGATCAGTACTACTAGCTAGCAATGCCTATAAATTCCTCCTCAATCTCTCATATCGAGACTTTAAGATCACCCATTCAACCCCCAACTTTTGGAAACCAAATCACTGTTCTTAGCATCGATGGAGGTGGAATAAGAGGAATCATACCGGGAACTATCCTAGCCTTTCTAGAGTCCGAGCTTCAGGTAGTCTAGAAATCGGTCTCTTTAAGGACGTATTGATGCATGTCAAATAGACatgcaagatcatgcattttcttaTGCCTGTGCTAGCTCATGATGATATATAGAATAGAGTAGAATACGAAACTACGTAAAGGGAGCGATTCCTTGGTCCACTTGAGGTATAAAAAAGAGTAGATAAGAATAAATCACACTTGCATGCAGgataatagttttatttatatcGGTATATAATTGTAATGTTTAATTACTTTCTCCAGGTATAAAATATATACTCCGTAATTTCATGCATCTCCTATCACTGACTAGCATGTTTTGCTATTCAAATTGTAGAAGCTGGATGGTGCAGACGCAAGACTTGCAGACTACTTCGATGTGATTTCAGGCACCAGCACCGGTGGCCTCGTGACTGCTATGCTAGCTGCCCCGAACGAGCAAAACCGCCCTTTATTTGCCGCCAAAGACATTAATGACTTCTACCTTGAGAACTGCCCTAAAATCTTTCCCCAGGACGGGTAATAATCCCATATATGAATGCCATGATAAAGAGTTAAATATAGTATATCAAGTACTgctttaaaactattttttttccctcattcAAATGTCTAGATACTAACTGTATACTCTCTGGCAATAGGTCTCCATTGGCTTCTGCTGGAAAACTGATAAAGAGTTTGAGAGGACCAAAATACGATGGCAAATTTCTGCATAGCATTGTCAAGGAAAAATTAGGAGATAAACGCCTGCACCAGACCATGACAAACATTgtgatcccaacttttgacatcaAACGCCTTCAGCCAACGATCTTTTCAAGCTATCAGGTTCGTTATATATACAAACACAACTCTTAAAATTCTATGTGTTGCTTGAGAAAAGAATCGCTTCACACTGCAAAGTATATGTCCATAATTACAAGACGTACCGCTTTATTCTTTAGGTGAAGAACGACCCATCCACGGATGCCCTTTTATCTGATATATGCATCGGGACTTCAGCTGCCCCAACCTACCTCCCTGCCCATTATTTTGAAACCAAGGACCCATCAGGCAAAGTTAGAGAGTTCAATCTGATTGATGGTGGTGTGGCAGCAAATAATCCAGTATGTTCATCATTTTTCTTCAGCTCTTGAACTTGCATAACTCTTAACATATTGATGAATCCTATCATTCATTTCCTTTTGAATTTCCAGACTTTAGTTGCCATGAGCGAAGTTTCCAAGGAAATCACTCGGAAGAATCCTGACTTCTTCCCCGCAGCGCCTATGGATTATGGTCGATTCCTAGTCCTGTCCTTGGGGACTGGCACAGCAAAATCTGAAGAAAAGTATGATGCAGATGAAGCAGCCAAGTGGGGTGTCTTGGGATGGTTGACTAGTGACAATTCTACTCCGTTAGTGGATGTGTTTACAGAAGCTAGTGGCGACATGGTTGATCTTCATATTTCCACTGTTTTCCAAGCCCTCCACTCTGAGGAAAATTATATTCGAATTCAGGTGTATATCACGCTCATGTGGTTATTCAAGATACTAAATTATATTCTCCCACGAAGTCATTAAAACTAGAAAACGATGAACCCTGACTATAAGATATGTGTGAAATGCAGGATGACACGCTGACCGGAACACTTTCGTCCGTGGATGTTGCCACGAAAGAGAATTTGGAGAATCTTGTGAAAGTGGGTgagaaattgttgaaaaaaccAGTATCAAGGGTGGATTTAGGCACTGGAGTCTTTACACCTGTTGATAAGATGACAAATGAAGAGGCTCTCATAAAGTATATATCTCCTCAAgtctatatattatattgatttcTATGGCATCTTATTTCatcttgctgattttttttttttgacgtcTGTATAGGATGGCTAAATTACTGTCAAGGGAGAAGCATCTTCGTGATTCTAGGTCACCAGTTGGAAAAGTTGCTACTTCGAAGTGAATATGATTCGTACACTAGATTGTCCAGAAAATCAATTAGaagcaaattaataaatttggatGAAACACTAAGGAGATTATCTGCATTATGTAATTctgctgtttttattttttattgttacaagAAATGAATAATATGTAATCTTCTTGCTTGCTCATCTTCTTATAGTTTTGTTTGCCTTTAGTTCTTCTTGCCTTGTGGTCTGACAACTCAACGTGTTTATCGTTGTTTTGGCTATACATACCTACTTATTCTTTCTGAGCTTGGATATGATCATATCCATTGATTGTTACATAGAATCTTTTTCGAAATTAGATGGTTCAATTTGCTGTTTCCTAGTTTTTCCTTAGCAAGACCATGTAGATATTTTCCTCGTATTTTTTCCGACAATGCTTCGATTACCTTTGACACATGAGGAAAGAACGAGCAGCTACccgaaagataaaaagaaaaagaacgaAAGTGTCAACTAtccaaaagataaaataacacatATTTCACCCAGAAATTGTTTCTCCGAATTGGATAGCCAGCCAGAGAAACGAATTTTACCTGGGTTGTGGAAAGATCTTCGGACACTGGTTCAGGCAAAAATCCTTGATGTCTTTGGCAGCATATATACAAGTGAAAGAGAGATCGCAAAGACCCTGCAgggagaaaattaaattaaatagttttcTTGAGAAAAGGGATAGATCGAAATATAAGTATAATATATGTAAGAAAGACTTGCAGGTGAGACTTCACGTGAATATTTGTAGGTTTAGAAGAAGTAGCTAGGTGAAGTAATCACGAGTGGAAGGAACAAAATGCAATTGACTTTGGATCGATCGATTGAAAGCATCTCTTATGCATGGTGTTGTGTATGTAGGGACGCAAACAAAATGAAGCAAGGAAGTCGACGGCATCATTAAGAAGTAAACCTTATTAGAGGCTAAAACGGATGGCGATGTAATGAAAAGTTGCAACTTGCAACGATCAATTTAATCTATCGGAAAAGgccagaaataaataaatattcgaGTTATGAACGGCTTACATCACCAGTCATGATTTCTTATGATCTTTCTACGCTGTCCAGAACCAAATCCTGAtctaattgaattgatttttaagtaacagatttgatttgaaagaattattttatttagaatgaaATGTATGTATGTTAGAATTACAAATCACTTGTTCTTATCTTCCCATATTTATTATGCAAAAAGGTTAGAAGCATAAAGGTTTTCCTTAGAAATATAaagtgatataaaaaaataagaataactttgattatattatttcaGATGATTGGTGAGCAGTAATATTCAGTAGCAGTGATCATAACCAATCTGAGAAAATGACAAGGAGTAAATAACGAGGAAATTTATTAagcaaaaaaagttaaaaataattcataagcATAAAGGTTTTCATCAGGAATATCGCATGTGTACAGTATTGTGATGAACGTCCACCACTCATGGAAAATATAAAAGTCTATTTCTAACCATTTTTAGGATACTCTGCATCTTCTTTTCAGTGCtactattttttcattttttttgtattgtttgaaaagtgaaaaaatataaattagagaataactcaaaaataaattataacaaggAATATGAAGcaagttatatataaaatacagaataactttaatgataattttttaaaattgttagtGAGTAGTTGTATTTAGTATCAGCCAGTCACTTAAGGAGTAaagatcttaaaataaaaaaaaaggaatccattcactttaaaaattaaaactttttttttttttcttacaataaaaGTGAGAGTTATACATAAAGCAACCCCATCAATTAATAGATGGACTTATTCCATAAAGCAAGTTCAATATATcgacttattccaaaaaaattaatagatggaggataaaagaaaaagaaaaatacaacgGTGAAGCGAAAAGGACAGCAAACTAAGTGAAAACTTTGTTGAACTCTTTAATAAAGTacattaacattatttaaatatattgcaaataagtaaaaaattaatttcaaaaaacttttgaataatatttttgaagaaaCCCATAACCTTCTAAAAACTtgtaattatatcaaatttaacttttaataatttacaaattatatacaaacctatttattttttttggactcGAGCAAGTTAGATTTATTAGATTTATCCTGTCAACTAAATATTTTGTGGTTATTATATATATCCCTAGATTAAGTTTATATTGCAAATTATAATGGATTCACATTTAGAAACGGATCTACATCATGTACTGCAATTGTTATTACACCTTTAATGTTAGGTCTAATTTGTACACCTTGCactattattaaacttaatccATAAACCATCAAATATAAAGACAAAAGAAGTATAGGGCATACGGTCAGGTCGGATCGGGTTGATTGAGTGTTAAAAATCCCAAACCGCACCACCTAACCCATGATATCCATTTTTATCCTTTAGATTCCTTATAGTATTTCAAAcaaaggatgaaagaattatCACTTCTAAATCTTAAAACAAATCATGTAAACGGTGATGAAACGTACCCAAACAATATTAAGTTCAGAAAGGAGTACTtaacaaatactaaattaattcaaaaaaaaattatattcacaTAATCAAATATCTCCTCTCCATTATAATTGAGTTTATATACCTTTAtgctttgtttgtttcaaggaaaacgaattcctggaattcgttttccttACTTTCCCATGTTTGATAACAATATCAAACAGTAAGTCAACGGAAACTTAATGCCTGTCAACATAAAATCTCTGTtttgagaaaggaaagtgttttccttctgttaaagaaaggaaaacactttcctttcggCGTGCGTAGCGCACGCCTGCCCAACGAATTAttattcacttgctacagtagcagcgaattataattcacttgctacagtagcagcgaattataattcactgctactgtagcagtgaattaaaatgcaaaggtgTGGTCTGCTGCTCTGAAGATGAAGACGAAGTCGGTTctcttggtttattttatttaagtcatgggtttttgattaaatcaaagtttaattaagtcctcaaactcattaattcttcaattaaactcttgatttcattaattaaaataatctaaaatttaattaaatcaattctccaattaaacccttgatttaattaattaaactagtcaagagtttaattaaatctttaaacttccaatcatgttgcccttaacccaaattttaattcatccttcatttattttatttttatttttcatcatcttttttttttaaataataaaaataaaaaagttcaaaatttgggttatgacaattgtaagtgattaaatattttatataaattagattaacttgaaaaaaaatttaattcattaataaattattttccagttcatttttcataacacaaccaaacactggaaagtgttttccagtttatttttcataacactaccaaacatcggaaaatacttttccggaattcactttctccggaattcactttccaaaaggaaaccactttcctgcaaacaaaagGAGCCTTAGTATATCCTTTAAAGACATGGAACTCATTTTCCTTATCGGCCAGGTATTTTTGCTTAGGTTGTGGGCTGATTTCGAAGAAGTAAACTTGTGAATTACAAATTCTCTATTTCTAGAAAAATTATAGCTCTTCCAATTCATCTTTCCAACTCATATGGTATTGCATTTTCATAACATTTAGAATTTCATGTATTGACCAAAAACCAAGATAGTGTTGGcttcaacttaaattattattattattatttttttatcactggTGGGTCATGAATATTACCACttgtatctctctctctctcttttttcttcaaagtgagctgcattaaatatttaataggaTGTAACTAAGTTTAAGCACCACAAAATTCAAGTTTATCTTAATAATAGCAGCCTTTAAGTTTCTAtagataaattacaaaaatcttattaaaatattaaaaaaaatcttacttcGGACACAAACTAATTACGTTTGAATTGAAGATTTTCCTGTCtgatttcaaattcaaaagtcTTGAATGTTCATGCAGGTCAGCAGATGTTTTATTCCCTGCAAAACTCTCCCCTTTGTTTCAATAATTCCCAGTAATTTCTTCTTATTTGGTCTCTGTTAACATTATcatctatttaattaaataaaagaaataaacaacacATAACCACATAATACAAAACCATTTTGCAAAAAAGATGAGACGATGTTGCTTAAGTCCCCTAGACGGCCAGAAGATTTGATTTGAGAAATTGCCAAGGACTTGATATCCTCGCGTTCTTATCTTCAAGGTCTCAAAGTCTGTCCTTCTGTATGGCTGCTGGGAACGATACCTTGACCTCTAatagtcatattttttttaaggtaatcGGTAAATATTGTCACACCCCACAAAAAttggcgcgcggcatcggctggcgattttcgttgtgttctaatgatttggttctttggagtcgccacctagtatttggtcactaggaaccctaactggtctttcagagattctaaggcaagggactggttgcgtaaagggaaggtactaacacccctagtacgccctacctaaggtaagctgcttgatgtttggtttgctctataatctatggtgtgttggtgttttctaaacccgtcaatttattttggatagaaacCTAAAGAGATTCCATGTactttaaaaactcattttttccttagtatttcaagagttggcaactcgtaaatcgcaaggaaaaggaaaaaaaaaacgaagaaaatttcacaactcttaaaaacaattttatattttcacgactcgtaaaccgtggagtaagaaaaaaaaatttagaattttgaaatgtctttgattacaaccaaagcttctttcaaacatgtgtgcagatttattactcccaataatattttggatgttcatccttttaaagatttcttcatccaaacattagtggTGAATAATAAGTGCAAtctctcctcccaaaataagatttttatagtttttggaatattggccaataccctttggagttttacaaacatgttgtaaaatcc from Populus alba chromosome 14, ASM523922v2, whole genome shotgun sequence includes:
- the LOC118037617 gene encoding patatin-like protein 2 isoform X2 yields the protein MTNIVIPTFDIKRLQPTIVSSYQKLDGADARLADYFDVISGTSTGGLVTAMLAAPNEQNRPLFAAKDINDFYLENCPKIFPQDGSPLASAGKLIKSLRGPKYDGKFLHSIVKEKLGDKRLHQTMTNIVIPTFDIKRLQPTIFSSYQVKNDPSTDALLSDICIGTSAAPTYLPAHYFETKDPSGKVREFNLIDGGVAANNPTLVAMSEVSKEITRKNPDFFPAAPMDYGRFLVLSLGTGTAKSEEKYDADEAAKWGVLGWLTSDNSTPLVDVFTEASGDMVDLHISTVFQALHSEENYIRIQDDTLTGTLSSVDVATKENLENLVKVGEKLLKKPVSRVDLGTGVFTPVDKMTNEEALIKMAKLLSREKHLRDSRSPVGKVATSK
- the LOC118037617 gene encoding patatin-like protein 2 isoform X1, whose product is MPINSSSISHIETLRSPIQPPTFGNQITVLSIDGGGIRGIIPGTILAFLESELQKLDGADARLADYFDVISGTSTGGLVTAMLAAPNEQNRPLFAAKDINDFYLENCPKIFPQDGSPLASAGKLIKSLRGPKYDGKFLHSIVKEKLGDKRLHQTMTNIVIPTFDIKRLQPTIFSSYQVKNDPSTDALLSDICIGTSAAPTYLPAHYFETKDPSGKVREFNLIDGGVAANNPTLVAMSEVSKEITRKNPDFFPAAPMDYGRFLVLSLGTGTAKSEEKYDADEAAKWGVLGWLTSDNSTPLVDVFTEASGDMVDLHISTVFQALHSEENYIRIQDDTLTGTLSSVDVATKENLENLVKVGEKLLKKPVSRVDLGTGVFTPVDKMTNEEALIKMAKLLSREKHLRDSRSPVGKVATSK